Proteins found in one Sorghum bicolor cultivar BTx623 chromosome 1, Sorghum_bicolor_NCBIv3, whole genome shotgun sequence genomic segment:
- the LOC8054240 gene encoding uncharacterized protein LOC8054240, translating into MGNCQCQAAEVATVLIQHPGGGRTERAYWALSASAVMAANPGHYVAAVITTTAPGGDGAASSAAATVKHLKLLRPDDTLLLGRVYRLVSFEEVLREFASKRQVKLSRVTVRAKDEAEDVKKPASKHRRRRARASSGGGERKESSERSLAKVMRQTEEELEPEAEAEAEAGPSSGPSGKHADTPSDADADLDADLEALLQPHGALLGRRAARQWRPALQSIAEG; encoded by the exons ATGGGCAACTGCCAGTGCCAGGCGGCGGAGGTGGCGACGGTGCTGATCCAGCACCCGGGCGGCGGCCGCACGGAGCGCGCCTACTGGGCGCTCTCGGCCTCGGCCGTCATGGCGGCCAACCCGGGCCACTACGTCGCGGCCGTCATCACCACCACCGCGCCGGGAGGAGACGGAGCAGCCTCTTCCGCCGCCGCGACCGTGAAGCACCTCAAGCTGCTCCGCCCCGACGACACGCTCCTGCTCGGCCGCGTCTACCGCCTCGTCAGCTTCGAAG AGGTGCTGAGGGAGTTCGCGTCGAAGCGGCAGGTGAAGCTGAGCCGCGTCACGGTCAGGGCCAAGGACGAAGCCGAGGACGTGAAGAAGCCGGCGTCCAAGCATCGCCGCCGTCGCGCCAGGGCCAGCTCCGGCGGCGGAGAGCGCAAGGAATCATCCGAGCGGTCGCTCGCCAAG GTCATGCGCCAGACGGAGGAGGAGCTGGagccggaggcggaggcggaggcggaggcaggCCCGTCCTCGGGGCCCAGCGGCAAGCATGCCGACACGCcgtccgacgccgacgccgacctcGACGCCGACCTGGAGGCCCTCCTGCAGCCGCACGGGGCGTTGCTCGGCCGCCGAGCCGCCCGGCAATGGAGGCCCGCGCTGCAGAGCATCGCCGAAGGCTGA
- the LOC8054241 gene encoding heptahelical transmembrane protein 4, with translation MASTVTLEKTTTILSDDAGAVGSPKTTMRSRLLMKKGAAGGAKAKGRCCGHRCELVSYDKLPEFLKHNEFIVHHYRSEWPIKEALLSAFSIHNETINVWTHLIGFFVFLAFAVCAATVVPAEYESPHMATTGLGNITGNAVVLRSYYSADGAILASTMKAFRNVSVVETETATAAAVLSAAGGRVARWPFYAYLCGAMFCLLMSSACHLLACHSEHASYVFLRLDYAGITGLIVTSFYPLVYYTFLCNPFYQAVYLGFITVSGAAAVAVSLLPVFERPELRWARAALFACMGMSGLVPILHKLLVFGDRPEALLTTGYEMAMGAFYLAGVVVYATRVPERWMPGRFDLAGHSHQLFHVLVIAGAYAHYLAGLVYLGWRDMEGC, from the exons ATGGCTTCCACGGTGACGCTGGAGAAGACGACCACCATCCTGAGTGATGACGCAGGTGCTGTCGGATCGCCCAAGACCACCATGAGGTCTCGTCTCCTGATGAAGAAGGGGGCAGCAGGTGGCGCCAAGGCCAAGGGGAGGTGCTGCGGGCACAGGTGCGAGCTCGTCAGCTACGACAAGCTGCCGGAGTTCCTCAAGCACAACGAGTTCATCGTCCACCACTACCGCAGCGAGTGGCCCATCAAGGAGGCGCTGCTCAGCGCCTTCTCCATCCACAACGAGACCATCAACGTCTGGAC GcatttgatcggcttcttcgtCTTCCTCGCGTTCGCCGTGTGCGCCGCCACGGTGGTCCCGGCGGAGTACGAGTCGCCTCACATGGCGACGACAGGCCTGGGCAACATCACCGGCAACGCAGTGGTGCTGAGGAGCTACTACAGCGCCGACGGAGCGATCTTGGCAAGTACAATGAAGGCGTTCCGCAACGTGTCCGTCGTCGAAACCGagaccgccaccgccgccgccgttctgtCAGCGGCGGGCGGCCGGGTGGCGCGGTGGCCGTTCTACGCGTACCTGTGCGGCGCCATGTTCTGCCTGCTGATGAGCAGCGCGTGCCACCTGCTGGCGTGCCACTCGGAGCACGCCAGCTACGTGTTCCTCCGCCTCGACTACGCGGGCATCACGGGGCTCATCGTCACCTCCTTCTACCCGCTCGTCTACTACACTTTCCTCTGCAACCCATTCTACCAGGCGGTCTACCTCGGCTTCATCACCGtctccggcgccgccgccgtggcaGTCTCCCTGCTGCCCGTCTTCGAGAGGCCCGAGCTGCGGTGGGCGCGGGCGGCACTGTTCGCGTGCATGGGCATGTCGGGCCTGGTGCCCATCCTGCACAAGTTGCTCGTCTTCGGGGACCGCCCGGAGGCCCTGCTCACCACGGGGTACGAGATGGCCATGGGCGCCTTCTACCTGGCCGGCGTCGTGGTGTACGCCACCAGGGTCCCCGAGCGCTGGATGCCGGGGCGGTTCGACCTCGCGGGACACAGCCACCAGCTCTTCCACGTGCTCGTCATCGCCGGCGCCTACGCGCACTACCTCGCCGGACTCGTCTACCTCGGCTGGAGGGACATGGAAGGGTGCTGA